GTTATTCAGCGATAGACTTCTCTTCTTGGGTCCATCCTTGTGTTCCGTATCGCCTCTTGCATCATCATCTTGCACTGAGAAAACTGTTGTCGAGGCTGGAATGTACCTGAAAATGTACAGCAATttgttatttattttatgGCTGTTTTCCAGATGACAAGAACTTAGAGAATGGAACATACATCATAGCCATGAATAGTAGTAAAGCTGCAGGCGCGACAAGGGAGCAGTCGATGGAATTCTCTCCTGCCTGCCTTGCATTCACTGCCATGAACAATGCGTTGGTAATCTTCTGGCTGGAAGTGAGCCCCGTGAACACTGCAGAATACCAATTCAAGCAGCAGAAGAGTGTGACGGCCACAGCTGTGAGAGCAGTAACCGTGACTGCGAGGAATACTGTCTGCAGGTTAGGCAGCAGATGGTTCAAACCCATGGCTTTTGTGTTGTGCATCATGAACTCAAACTCTTCAGGTTTAACTTTTGTCATTCTTAGTCCTTTCAGTGCCCATATCACAAGCCTCAGAATCACAGGAAGCAGCATGCTCCCTGCAAGAATCTGACCAGTGAGTAGCAGCAGGAGGCCCTGGTTTGAGGCAAACACCGCCATGCTTTCATTTGTCGGCAGCAATCCTCCATTTGTGAAGGAAGAGGTGGTGACCGATATCGAGAAGAGCACGGTGTTGATACTTTTCCTTGCTAGCACATCTCTTGCAGTTGAAACATGTGTGACATACATGAACACCAATAGAGAACCTACAAGAAGGATCGTGACCATGTAGGCAACCAGCACAAATCCTAAATACTTGAGGCAACTCTTCTTGAGGCCATTGGAATTTGTTGATGGTGTTGCCGGGATTGCTTCTTCTACCTGCGACTCGTTGAGCACGGTAACTGATCTGACTCTACTATCTTCAGGATCGTGCTTGTTTTGCTTGCTTAACTCATGAACAAGGCCAAGCAATGAAACAAACATCTCACTGCCTAACAACATCAAGAGAGTTAGGACCAATATTTGAGAGCTGGAAAGGTCCTCCATTTTGATGGTGGCTAATCCTGTAACTGTGAGGGCAGATGTCGAAAGGAAAAGCATGTCGATGTAGCGAGGAGTGTAGTTAGGGTTGCTTGGCTTCAGCGCCATCAAGGCAACAAAACCAAGTATATCAAAGATAACAAAATAGGACAAGTGAATCAAAAGCGGGCTAAGATGGGAAGCAATGAACCGAGAAATGAACACAGAAGAATTAGTGACATGTCTTGCAGAACTGACAAAGATATGCAGCCGGCTAGGCATTGGGGGTAAATGGCTGTGCTTGTAGCTCTTTATGATGTGTGAGCCTTGGTTCTAGAGGCAACTAAAAGTGACAACTGACTGATGGGAGTATATATACAGCCTTGGTTTAAGTTAGTGGCGGGCAGACACACATGCAGTCGATTGGTTAAGTTAGTGGAGAGCAGACACACATGTGTTTTTTAAAGAAAGATACTTTCAGAACTTATGCTATGCATATGGAGCATGCAGCAAGATGCTTCAATGTGTATGTGAGCATAGGAAGGAACAGTTTGCAGGTGTGCTAAATTTCTGTCCCGTTATCTGCCAATTGTCA
This is a stretch of genomic DNA from Brachypodium distachyon strain Bd21 chromosome 1, Brachypodium_distachyon_v3.0, whole genome shotgun sequence. It encodes these proteins:
- the LOC100846381 gene encoding probable cation transporter HKT9, whose translation is MPSRLHIFVSSARHVTNSSVFISRFIASHLSPLLIHLSYFVIFDILGFVALMALKPSNPNYTPRYIDMLFLSTSALTVTGLATIKMEDLSSSQILVLTLLMLLGSEMFVSLLGLVHELSKQNKHDPEDSRVRSVTVLNESQVEEAIPATPSTNSNGLKKSCLKYLGFVLVAYMVTILLVGSLLVFMYVTHVSTARDVLARKSINTVLFSISVTTSSFTNGGLLPTNESMAVFASNQGLLLLLTGQILAGSMLLPVILRLVIWALKGLRMTKVKPEEFEFMMHNTKAMGLNHLLPNLQTVFLAVTVTALTAVAVTLFCCLNWYSAVFTGLTSSQKITNALFMAVNARQAGENSIDCSLVAPAALLLFMAMMYIPASTTVFSVQDDDARGDTEHKDGPKKRSLSLNNMLFSPLACNAAMIMIVCITERRLLFTDPLNFSTFNMIFEVISAYGNVGLSIGYSCSRLLHPEKESICHEKPYSFSGWWSDQGKVVLVLVMLYGRLKCFHKHKN